One stretch of Candidatus Baltobacteraceae bacterium DNA includes these proteins:
- the purQ gene encoding phosphoribosylformylglycinamidine synthase I, producing MKPKVVVYVFPGTNSEHETKRALEASGVDVTLVRSDDKTDVAKKADGYVLPGGFAHEDRIRAGAVAAHDRAMDVVIEAAEKGKPVLGICNGAQVLLESGLVPGTSKIRRPSAAFAPNIPGGRFRSVHVHMRLVIPPSRSALLAALPNEAVIPAWVSHGEGRLAASFEELAHIELDHLAFVYSDANGDVTPDATPNGSALGAAGLINKAGNVLAIMPHPERDAWAFMHRYDLVHAKTAEEALRPSGGIELIRSFAKAFA from the coding sequence CGTGTTCCCGGGGACGAATTCAGAACACGAAACGAAACGTGCGCTCGAAGCCAGTGGCGTCGACGTCACGCTCGTCCGTTCCGACGATAAAACGGACGTGGCGAAAAAGGCCGACGGCTACGTCCTTCCCGGGGGATTCGCGCACGAGGATCGTATCCGCGCCGGAGCGGTTGCCGCGCACGATCGCGCGATGGATGTCGTCATCGAGGCGGCTGAAAAAGGCAAGCCCGTGCTAGGTATTTGCAACGGCGCGCAGGTTTTGCTCGAGTCCGGTCTCGTTCCGGGAACGTCGAAAATTCGCCGTCCGAGCGCTGCGTTTGCGCCGAATATTCCCGGCGGTCGCTTCCGCTCCGTTCACGTCCACATGCGGTTGGTGATTCCGCCGTCACGTAGCGCGCTTTTGGCCGCACTTCCGAACGAAGCCGTCATTCCCGCGTGGGTTTCGCACGGCGAAGGCCGCCTTGCCGCCTCATTCGAGGAGCTGGCGCACATCGAGCTCGATCATCTCGCATTCGTCTACAGCGACGCAAACGGCGATGTGACGCCCGATGCCACTCCGAACGGTTCCGCACTGGGTGCCGCGGGCCTCATTAATAAAGCCGGCAATGTGCTCGCGATCATGCCGCACCCGGAACGTGACGCGTGGGCGTTCATGCACCGCTACGATCTCGTTCACGCGAAGACGGCGGAAGAAGCATTGCGCCCATCCGGTGGGATTGAGCTCATCCGAAGTTTCGCGAAAGCCTTCGCGTGA
- a CDS encoding DUF1297 domain-containing protein → MHNHDNKTLTLCAIGSHSALEVASGARAQGLRNLIVVAKGRDQTYTRHFKRVMGAQPRGCVDETLAVETFPQILEDRIQEAMLARNVIFVPNRSFEVYLRQKFSYDQIETGMRVPFFGSRRLLRAEERDEPKNQYAIMDDAGIRYPRRFLSPRDIDRLVMVKAPHKKISFERAFFLVRSPEEYEREAARLAAAEILDPATLGNAVIEEYLLGPTVNLNFFYSPILGELELMGTDTRRQTNVDGLRSLPFTQAQALADIPLSMEEAGHIAATLTESMLEQAFDLGERLVVAARKLAPPGIIGPFALQCAIVAGPPKSFVVYDVSLRIPGSPGTRYTPYSSYRWGRDVSVGERIAMEIVMARDAGSLEKVLT, encoded by the coding sequence TTGCATAACCACGACAATAAGACGCTAACGCTCTGCGCGATTGGTAGCCACTCCGCGCTGGAAGTGGCGTCGGGCGCCCGTGCGCAGGGTCTCCGCAATCTTATCGTGGTCGCGAAAGGCCGCGATCAAACCTATACACGCCACTTCAAGCGCGTGATGGGTGCGCAGCCGCGCGGGTGTGTCGACGAGACGCTCGCGGTGGAAACGTTTCCGCAGATCCTCGAGGATCGAATACAAGAAGCCATGTTGGCGCGCAACGTTATCTTCGTTCCGAACCGCTCCTTCGAAGTCTATCTTCGTCAAAAGTTTTCATACGATCAGATCGAGACCGGAATGCGGGTCCCGTTTTTCGGGAGCCGGCGTCTGCTGCGCGCCGAAGAGCGCGATGAACCCAAGAACCAATACGCGATCATGGACGACGCCGGAATTCGCTATCCGCGCCGTTTCCTCTCACCGCGCGACATCGATCGCTTGGTCATGGTCAAAGCACCGCATAAGAAGATCAGCTTCGAGCGCGCGTTTTTTCTGGTGCGCTCGCCCGAGGAATACGAACGCGAGGCTGCGCGCTTGGCCGCGGCGGAGATTCTCGATCCTGCTACTCTCGGGAACGCCGTCATCGAGGAGTACCTGCTCGGGCCGACCGTCAACCTGAATTTCTTTTACTCGCCGATCCTCGGCGAACTGGAACTGATGGGCACGGATACGCGGCGGCAAACCAATGTCGACGGACTGCGCAGCTTGCCGTTCACGCAAGCCCAAGCTCTCGCCGACATTCCGCTGTCAATGGAAGAAGCCGGTCATATCGCGGCGACGCTGACGGAATCGATGCTCGAGCAAGCCTTCGATCTCGGAGAGCGGCTCGTCGTTGCGGCACGCAAGCTCGCGCCACCGGGAATCATCGGACCCTTCGCTTTGCAGTGCGCGATTGTCGCGGGGCCGCCGAAGAGCTTCGTCGTTTACGACGTCTCGCTGCGTATCCCGGGATCACCTGGGACGCGTTACACGCCGTATTCGTCTTATCGCTGGGGCCGCGATGTCTCCGTCGGCGAACGCATCGCGATGGAGATCGTGATGGCGCGCGACGCGGGTTCTCTCGAGAAGGTCCTTACCTAA
- a CDS encoding formate--phosphoribosylaminoimidazolecarboxamide ligase, producing the protein MTPELSPLNADPIVGRPYTIATLGSHSALQILKGAHDEGFRTLAVANRETERLYRSFAFVDEVIGINEYSDFMGIVPELERRKVIIVPHGSFVAYLSLEEHKRMRIPYFGNKAVLDWEASRELQRDWLSRAGLNLPRQFRTGAEIDRPVIVKLYGAQGGRGYMFLRDAQDFEERASMLAKRNYVLQEYIIGVPFYIHYFFSPLSGKLEIMSMDRRYETNVDSIGRIPSAAQESMDIQPSYVVVGNSPLSLRESMLAEAYRMGEEVVRVSREICPPKGLFGAFCIETIITPDAQFYIMEISARIVAGTNLFIDGSPYSYLNYSEPMSTGRRIAREIKNALLGNALHVVLDDTVA; encoded by the coding sequence ATGACGCCTGAATTAAGCCCACTCAATGCCGATCCCATCGTCGGTAGACCTTACACGATCGCGACGCTCGGATCGCACTCCGCGCTTCAGATTCTCAAGGGCGCGCACGACGAGGGCTTCCGCACGCTCGCCGTTGCGAATCGCGAGACGGAACGGCTTTATCGTTCCTTCGCGTTCGTCGACGAAGTGATCGGGATCAACGAGTATTCCGACTTCATGGGAATCGTTCCCGAGTTGGAACGCCGAAAGGTCATCATCGTTCCGCACGGTTCGTTCGTCGCGTACCTTTCGCTCGAAGAGCACAAGCGCATGCGCATCCCATACTTTGGCAACAAAGCGGTTTTGGATTGGGAAGCGAGCCGCGAGCTGCAACGCGATTGGCTCTCGCGCGCAGGTTTGAATCTTCCGCGTCAATTCCGCACGGGTGCCGAAATCGATCGGCCCGTCATCGTCAAGTTATACGGCGCGCAAGGCGGGCGCGGATACATGTTCCTACGCGACGCGCAGGATTTTGAAGAGCGCGCAAGCATGCTCGCGAAGCGCAATTATGTTCTTCAGGAATACATCATCGGCGTTCCGTTCTATATCCACTATTTTTTCTCGCCGCTGAGCGGCAAGCTCGAAATCATGTCGATGGACCGGCGCTACGAGACGAACGTCGACTCGATCGGGCGCATCCCGTCTGCGGCACAAGAAAGCATGGACATCCAGCCGTCCTATGTCGTGGTTGGAAACTCGCCGCTCTCGCTGCGCGAATCGATGCTCGCCGAAGCCTATCGAATGGGTGAAGAAGTCGTGCGCGTATCCCGCGAGATCTGCCCGCCCAAGGGATTGTTCGGCGCATTCTGCATCGAGACGATCATCACGCCGGACGCACAGTTCTACATCATGGAAATCTCGGCGCGTATCGTCGCCGGCACGAATCTTTTCATCGACGGATCACCGTATTCGTACTTGAACTACAGCGAGCCGATGTCGACGGGTCGTCGCATCGCCCGCGAGATCAAGAACGCGCTCTTGGGGAATGCGCTTCACGTCGTCTTAGACGACACCGTTGCATAA